One window from the genome of Indicator indicator isolate 239-I01 chromosome 6, UM_Iind_1.1, whole genome shotgun sequence encodes:
- the ELOVL2 gene encoding elongation of very long chain fatty acids protein 2, with protein sequence MFGPRDTRVRGWFLLDSYLPTFFLTGAYLLCIWLGNKFMKNRPPFSLRAHLIVYNLGITLLSLYMLIELILATWEGGYNLQCQNLHSAGEADIRVAKVLWWYYFSKVIEFMDTIFFVLRKKNSQITFLHVYHHATMFNIWWCVLNWIPCGQSFFGPTLNSFIHVLMYSYYGLSVIPSMRKYLWWKKYLTQAQLIQFLLTIVHTLSAAVKPCGFPFGCLMFQSSYMATLVILFINFYIKTYRGAPSGTARKESPATAEIKNGFHKDYFGAANGFLNKKKAQ encoded by the exons ATGTTTGGACCTCGAG ACACCAGGGTTAGAGGATGGTTCCTTTTGGATTCTTACCTTCCCACGTTTTTCCTTACTGGAGCATACCTCCTCTGCATATGGCTGGGTAACAAATTCATGAAGAACAgacctcctttctctctcagggCTCACCTCATTGTATACAACCTTGGGATTACACTACTCTCCTTGTACATGCTCATAGAG CTCATCCTTGCCACGTGGGAAGGAGGCTACAACCTGCAGTGCCAGAACCTTCACAGTGCAGGGGAAGCTGACATCCGG GTAGCCAAGGTGCTGTGGTGGTATTATTTTTCCAAAGTAATTGAATTCATGGACACTATCTTCTttgtgctgagaaaaaaaaacagccagaTCACTTTCCTTCACGTGTATCACCATGCCACCATGTTTAACATTTGGTGGTGTGTTCTGAACTGGATACCTTGCGGGCAAA GTTTCTTTGGCCCCACTCTGAACAGCTTTATCCACGTGCTTATGTATTCCTATTATGGACTCTCAGTCATCCCTTCCATGCGCAAGTATCTCTGGTGGAAGAAGTACCTCACTCAGGCACAACTG atcCAGTTTCTGCTCACCATTGTGCACACACTCAGTGCAGCTGTGAAGCCATGTGGATTCCCATTTGGCTGCCTCATGTTCCAGTCCTCCTACATGGCCACACTGGTCATTCTCTTCATAAACTTCTACATTAAG ACATACCGGGGAGCACCTTCAGGAACAGCAAGGAAGGAAAGCCCTGCGACAGCAGAAATCAAGAACGGTTTCCATAAGGACTATTTTGGTGCTGCCAATGGATTCCTGAACAAGAAGAAAGCACAATAA